The Psychrobacter sp. LV10R520-6 genome includes a region encoding these proteins:
- a CDS encoding hypoxanthine-guanine phosphoribosyltransferase: MTQISNQEIEKTLRNSECLISSIEVAAAYERLAAQLNLHYAGLNPIVMVVMNGGLIPAGQLLTHLTFYHRMHYIHASRYRDNEGTNELDWKFKPDVNIAGEHVLLIDDIFDEGITLKTIVEELSKEKPLSIESCVLLNKQHDRKIADFEVDFVGIDVADRYVYGCGMDFHGYLRHLPGIYAIKEDKI, translated from the coding sequence ATGACTCAAATTAGCAACCAAGAAATTGAAAAAACCCTACGTAACTCAGAGTGCCTTATTAGCAGTATTGAAGTGGCCGCTGCTTATGAGCGTCTTGCCGCACAGCTCAACCTACATTACGCTGGGCTGAACCCGATTGTCATGGTCGTTATGAACGGTGGACTTATTCCAGCCGGTCAGCTACTTACCCATCTTACGTTCTATCATCGCATGCATTATATTCATGCTTCGCGCTATCGTGATAACGAAGGAACGAATGAGCTGGACTGGAAATTCAAGCCTGACGTCAATATCGCTGGCGAGCATGTGTTACTAATTGATGATATTTTTGATGAAGGCATTACTTTAAAAACTATTGTCGAAGAATTAAGTAAAGAAAAACCTCTGTCTATTGAGTCTTGTGTATTACTTAATAAGCAGCATGATCGTAAAATCGCAGACTTTGAGGTCGATTTTGTAGGTATCGATGTTGCTGACCGTTATGTTTATGGTTGCGGTATGGATTTTCACGGTTATTTGCGTCATCTACCTGGTATTTATGCTATTAAAGAAGATAAAATATAA
- a CDS encoding sterol desaturase family protein, which produces MATTDDGFISNNSNLMNLGQYGQTLEGYRDTLNQSILALAPESWQPLLTSILPTHWQEWLLPLMGAPFFLLFLAEWFYQSKRGSGDAFNWRRAATNFSLGGSYLSFELIIQALIVLPICLWLYQYRLFTIEVTWLTAIPIFIAVEFCYYWFHRSSHRINWFWSAHVVHHSDDQMNLSTAMRQSLLYSVTGWWLFFVPLMLLGVHPVWVFFFYALDLIYQFFIHTETVGKFPKWVEYIFDTPSNHRAHHGTNGDYIDQNYGGVIIIFDRWFGTYVEEDQVNNPVIYGAVGEASHDNIFSLIFSVFYRMWQRFFRTRGLKNKLKVLFNPPGTV; this is translated from the coding sequence ATGGCGACAACAGATGATGGCTTCATTAGTAATAATAGTAACTTAATGAATCTAGGTCAGTATGGCCAGACCTTAGAGGGTTATAGAGACACGTTAAACCAAAGTATTCTCGCGCTTGCGCCTGAGTCATGGCAGCCGCTGCTGACCAGTATTTTACCGACCCATTGGCAAGAATGGTTATTGCCACTGATGGGTGCGCCGTTTTTCTTATTATTTTTGGCCGAGTGGTTTTATCAGTCTAAGCGCGGGAGCGGTGATGCCTTTAATTGGCGACGCGCGGCGACCAACTTTAGCTTAGGCGGCTCTTACTTAAGCTTCGAGTTAATTATTCAAGCTTTGATAGTGCTGCCGATTTGCTTATGGTTATATCAGTATCGTCTGTTTACCATTGAGGTGACGTGGCTGACCGCAATTCCAATCTTTATCGCCGTCGAGTTTTGTTATTACTGGTTTCATCGCAGCTCGCATCGGATCAATTGGTTTTGGTCAGCGCATGTGGTACATCACTCCGATGATCAGATGAATCTATCGACTGCCATGCGTCAAAGCTTGCTGTACTCAGTGACCGGCTGGTGGTTATTCTTCGTCCCACTGATGCTACTGGGTGTGCACCCCGTTTGGGTGTTTTTCTTTTACGCGCTAGATTTAATTTATCAATTTTTTATTCATACCGAAACGGTTGGCAAGTTCCCAAAATGGGTCGAATACATTTTTGATACCCCATCCAATCACCGCGCCCATCATGGTACCAATGGTGATTATATCGACCAAAACTATGGCGGGGTCATCATCATTTTTGATCGCTGGTTTGGTACTTATGTGGAAGAAGATCAAGTCAATAATCCTGTCATTTATGGTGCCGTTGGCGAAGCCAGTCATGACAATATTTTTAGCTTAATATTTTCAGTGTTTTATCGCATGTGGCAGCGCTTCTTTCGAACAAGAGGGCTTAAAAATAAGCTCAAAGTATTGTTTAACCCACCAGGTACGGTTTAA
- a CDS encoding cory-CC-star protein — MSTAAEDSEYSAPWWQRFVAGLNEFYHAPYRQTMARAARDEEDFFMLLMFAESLGIDNPASFYTLELQPLFLENFHEWHTRMGMDRCPFDHVGCC; from the coding sequence ATTAGCACAGCAGCAGAAGACAGTGAATATAGCGCACCGTGGTGGCAACGTTTTGTAGCAGGTTTGAATGAGTTCTATCATGCCCCTTATCGGCAAACGATGGCGCGCGCAGCACGTGATGAAGAAGACTTTTTTATGCTGCTGATGTTTGCTGAAAGCTTAGGTATTGATAATCCCGCCAGCTTTTATACCCTGGAATTACAACCGTTATTCTTAGAGAACTTTCATGAATGGCATACCCGTATGGGAATGGATAGATGTCCGTTTGATCATGTTGGTTGTTGCTAA
- a CDS encoding ArsA family ATPase, producing MALQPLRSLVTQLSSQPIIFVGGKGGVGKTTTAAALASHYATQHKKTLIISTDPAHSLGDVLNVRLSNEKTAITPYLDAIELNPDIIVDAHFVQVERTIKAYTNPDMMPKIREHLRLSKSAPGAQEAAMLESMCQHLVAAADAGYDHIIFDTAPTGHTLRLLVLPEMMGAWTDGLLAQQRRQAKLRSVATHLDTNTSKAKASNDKKDVPNPFAKHKPDRWEQAVSVLEKRKELFRQAGQLLHDRAQTAIVQVMTADVLPLAETQRAIQQLEETKLTPAAIVVNQLIIPTQKDEFWQQRADRQQKLMGNIERSFTDYPVYPIYLQQTDVRGTEALSSLLT from the coding sequence ATGGCACTACAACCTTTACGTTCTTTGGTTACACAACTTTCCTCGCAGCCCATTATATTTGTTGGTGGTAAAGGTGGGGTAGGTAAGACCACTACCGCTGCGGCACTCGCCAGCCATTATGCTACCCAGCACAAAAAGACACTGATCATCTCAACCGATCCTGCACATAGTTTAGGCGATGTGCTAAACGTGCGCCTAAGTAATGAAAAAACAGCTATTACGCCTTACCTTGATGCTATCGAGTTGAATCCTGACATCATCGTTGATGCTCACTTTGTACAAGTCGAGCGCACCATTAAGGCTTATACCAACCCTGATATGATGCCTAAAATTCGTGAGCATTTGCGTCTCTCAAAATCAGCACCAGGGGCTCAGGAAGCGGCAATGTTAGAGTCGATGTGTCAACACTTAGTGGCGGCAGCCGATGCAGGCTATGATCATATTATTTTTGATACCGCACCCACAGGGCATACTTTACGTTTATTGGTGTTGCCTGAGATGATGGGGGCGTGGACGGATGGGCTGTTGGCTCAGCAACGGCGGCAAGCTAAATTGCGTTCGGTTGCCACTCATTTAGATACTAATACCAGTAAGGCTAAAGCTAGTAATGATAAAAAAGACGTCCCAAACCCATTTGCCAAGCACAAACCTGATCGTTGGGAGCAGGCGGTATCAGTATTAGAAAAACGCAAAGAGTTGTTTCGTCAGGCAGGGCAGCTACTCCATGACCGCGCACAAACGGCAATTGTGCAGGTGATGACTGCTGATGTATTACCTTTAGCAGAAACCCAGCGTGCCATTCAGCAATTAGAGGAAACCAAGCTCACGCCAGCGGCAATCGTAGTCAATCAGCTGATCATACCGACGCAAAAGGATGAGTTCTGGCAACAACGTGCCGATAGACAGCAGAAACTAATGGGTAATATCGAGCGAAGCTTTACTGACTACCCTGTATATCCGATCTATCTACAGCAAACGGATGTACGAGGGACTGAGGCGTTAAGCTCATTATTAACCTAA
- a CDS encoding DUF3482 domain-containing protein, with protein sequence MNRNDNKDAGMNNNNTNQPTSLFADKAYAAPSEQNEELTASVNKNNLNKEQPININKDQNTNSTTDPYSTLTSESSLETTTRNKTTIASGEPLKLAVVGHTNTGKTSVLRTLLRDVYFGEVKNEAATTRHVERAQLTDSQTGEVLVALYDTPGLEDASGLMDWLEDNTASRRDGIERLQQFLAADIASGANGADGLDDYGYNDYSQEAKVIRQLLASDMAIYVVDARDPVLGKYKDELAILSWAAIPVMPVFNFTDSQDANIDQWQTMLARRNLHISTRFDSVAFEFSDEIRLWQNLATMLTHAEMLEQLMQRRTEDWAQLYDEANIIIADFLLNVAAFVHEISDDDDPMPVLQQMQEAVRQSERAMQHKLLNSYKFYDNGVAATPLELQAYQQDPFDPELLKSYGIRTTSGAAAGALLGLGFDAAALGTTLGLGAALGGIAGGLLSNTSSIADKISGVKRLYIDPATLTLLATRAIDLLTALRHRGHAATDATQMLYGGDQVSAQQTSGHEDDNHTVDDTTLITPWPTHKLPSEIKKARGKPQWSSLSSGKSEQAQSLRTDAAWSLSRKLESRKLEANKLESSKRERS encoded by the coding sequence ATGAATCGTAATGACAATAAAGATGCTGGCATGAATAACAACAATACCAATCAGCCGACAAGTCTCTTTGCTGACAAAGCTTATGCTGCGCCATCTGAACAAAATGAAGAGCTGACGGCATCGGTAAACAAAAATAATTTAAACAAAGAGCAGCCTATTAATATTAATAAGGATCAAAACACTAACAGTACGACTGACCCTTACTCTACCTTAACCTCAGAATCGTCACTTGAAACGACAACGCGCAATAAAACCACCATTGCCAGTGGTGAGCCATTAAAGCTGGCGGTCGTTGGCCATACCAATACCGGAAAGACCTCAGTATTGCGCACCCTACTGCGTGATGTTTATTTTGGCGAAGTAAAAAATGAAGCGGCCACGACCCGCCATGTTGAGCGTGCCCAGCTGACCGATAGTCAAACGGGTGAGGTATTGGTCGCCTTATATGATACGCCCGGATTGGAGGATGCATCCGGATTGATGGATTGGCTGGAAGATAACACCGCCAGTCGTCGAGATGGTATTGAGCGTTTACAACAATTTTTGGCCGCCGATATTGCCTCTGGGGCCAACGGTGCTGATGGCTTGGACGATTATGGATACAATGATTATAGCCAAGAAGCAAAGGTTATCCGGCAGTTGCTGGCAAGTGATATGGCTATTTATGTGGTCGATGCGCGCGATCCAGTATTGGGAAAGTATAAAGACGAATTGGCTATCTTGTCTTGGGCAGCAATTCCGGTCATGCCAGTATTTAATTTCACGGACAGCCAAGATGCCAATATTGATCAGTGGCAAACCATGCTGGCACGTCGTAACTTGCATATTTCAACCCGATTTGATTCGGTAGCTTTTGAGTTTTCAGATGAAATACGACTGTGGCAAAACCTGGCAACCATGCTTACCCATGCGGAAATGCTCGAGCAGCTAATGCAACGCCGGACTGAAGACTGGGCCCAGCTATATGATGAGGCCAATATTATTATTGCGGACTTTTTATTAAATGTTGCTGCCTTTGTCCACGAGATTAGCGATGATGATGACCCTATGCCGGTATTACAACAAATGCAAGAAGCGGTACGCCAAAGCGAGCGTGCTATGCAGCATAAACTGTTAAATTCATATAAGTTTTATGATAATGGCGTAGCAGCAACCCCGCTTGAATTGCAAGCCTATCAGCAAGACCCCTTTGATCCCGAATTGCTTAAGAGCTATGGTATTCGCACCACATCTGGTGCTGCTGCTGGCGCTTTATTGGGATTAGGATTTGATGCGGCTGCATTAGGCACGACATTGGGATTGGGCGCTGCATTGGGCGGTATCGCTGGCGGGTTATTATCTAATACCAGTAGTATCGCTGATAAAATATCGGGGGTGAAGCGTTTATACATTGACCCGGCTACCCTCACATTATTAGCTACCCGTGCGATAGATTTATTAACAGCGCTGCGTCATCGCGGACATGCTGCTACTGATGCCACGCAAATGCTATATGGTGGCGACCAAGTTAGCGCTCAGCAAACCAGCGGTCATGAAGATGACAATCATACTGTTGATGACACTACTCTAATAACCCCGTGGCCGACCCATAAGCTACCCAGTGAGATCAAAAAAGCGCGCGGCAAGCCGCAATGGTCATCATTGAGTAGTGGGAAGTCTGAGCAAGCACAAAGTTTGCGTACGGATGCGGCTTGGTCGTTATCACGCAAGCTTGAGTCACGTAAGCTAGAAGCAAATAAACTGGAATCAAGTAAGCGCGAACGGTCATAA
- a CDS encoding carbon starvation protein A: MNSAIVLLLGVAAMLCGYVFYSKFIATKILALDNSRPTPAHTMKDGVDYVPTNKYVLWGHHFTSVAGAAPIIGPGIAVIWGWLPAVIWVVFGTIFMAGVHDMSAIWASMRNRGQSIGSIAGTVMGTRVRSLMMVVIFLLLLMVNAVFGVAIANMMIKTPSAVLPVWGALIVALIIGQCIYRYKMNLLWVSIIGVSALYGLIYLGSMFPFAFPETVFGLPDNAIWIIILFAYAAVASLLPVWMLLQPRDYINGLQLFVGLILLYAAIFISTPTIVAPAINTNLPIDTPSIMPLLFVTIACGAISGFHGLVATGTTSKQIDKEEDVRFVGYFGALGEGMLALGAILAATAGFATLGDWEAVYQKFGDGSIGAFIDGGAAILNAGVGIDIVLSQTILTVMAALFAGTTMDTGVRLQRYIFQEFGEFYNIPILTKGVVATLLAVGTCLLLAFGAGGIDGAGGMIIWPLFGTTNQLMAALTLMIVTVILLRKGKPVWYTLAPLSFLLVMTVFALLIQLKTFYVDGNWLLITMDIIILIATILVTFESLSVLRREWSEHKGKDIN; encoded by the coding sequence ATGAATAGTGCCATTGTGTTGTTACTTGGCGTCGCCGCGATGCTCTGCGGTTATGTTTTTTATTCGAAGTTTATCGCCACCAAAATTTTAGCATTAGATAACAGCCGTCCCACGCCAGCACACACCATGAAAGATGGGGTGGACTATGTACCTACCAATAAATACGTATTGTGGGGACATCACTTTACCTCAGTTGCGGGCGCCGCACCAATTATTGGTCCTGGTATTGCCGTAATTTGGGGTTGGTTACCCGCAGTAATTTGGGTAGTCTTTGGTACGATTTTTATGGCAGGCGTTCATGATATGTCAGCCATATGGGCAAGTATGCGTAATCGAGGGCAGTCCATTGGCTCCATTGCCGGTACAGTTATGGGTACGCGCGTACGTAGTTTGATGATGGTGGTTATCTTTTTACTATTGCTTATGGTTAATGCTGTATTCGGCGTTGCTATTGCCAATATGATGATTAAAACCCCATCAGCTGTATTGCCGGTGTGGGGCGCGTTAATTGTTGCTTTAATTATTGGCCAGTGTATTTATCGTTATAAGATGAATTTATTATGGGTATCAATAATTGGGGTAAGTGCATTATATGGTCTTATTTACCTTGGCTCTATGTTCCCATTCGCCTTCCCTGAGACCGTTTTTGGTCTGCCTGATAATGCCATTTGGATTATCATTTTATTTGCCTATGCGGCAGTTGCCTCATTATTGCCGGTATGGATGTTATTGCAGCCACGCGATTATATTAATGGTTTGCAGTTATTCGTAGGTTTGATTTTATTATATGCCGCCATCTTTATCTCAACACCTACTATTGTAGCACCGGCGATTAATACTAATTTACCAATAGACACACCCTCAATCATGCCACTGCTCTTTGTTACCATTGCTTGTGGGGCTATTTCAGGCTTCCATGGTTTGGTCGCAACAGGTACGACTTCTAAGCAAATTGATAAAGAAGAAGACGTGCGTTTCGTGGGTTACTTTGGTGCGCTTGGCGAAGGTATGCTAGCGTTAGGTGCGATCCTTGCGGCGACCGCGGGTTTTGCAACACTTGGTGATTGGGAAGCTGTTTATCAGAAATTCGGTGACGGCTCTATCGGTGCCTTTATTGACGGCGGCGCTGCGATATTGAATGCGGGTGTTGGTATTGATATAGTATTGTCACAAACCATACTAACGGTTATGGCAGCATTATTTGCGGGTACCACTATGGATACTGGGGTACGCTTGCAACGTTATATTTTCCAAGAATTTGGTGAATTTTATAACATTCCAATATTGACTAAAGGTGTAGTGGCTACGCTGTTAGCAGTAGGGACCTGTTTGCTATTGGCGTTTGGTGCAGGCGGTATCGATGGTGCAGGTGGTATGATTATCTGGCCTTTATTCGGTACTACTAACCAGTTAATGGCTGCATTAACCTTAATGATTGTGACTGTTATTTTATTACGTAAAGGCAAGCCGGTCTGGTATACCTTAGCACCATTATCATTCTTATTAGTGATGACGGTGTTTGCGTTATTAATCCAGCTCAAAACCTTCTACGTTGATGGCAATTGGTTGCTTATCACTATGGATATTATTATCCTGATTGCTACCATATTGGTCACCTTTGAGAGTTTGTCTGTTTTACGCCGTGAATGGTCGGAGCATAAAGGTAAAGATATAAATTAA